The following proteins come from a genomic window of Streptomyces sp. NBC_01716:
- a CDS encoding alpha-N-acetylglucosaminidase, whose translation MTELPSPVPPAAPSRRAVLAGAGAVGVGVALAAPSVAAARPSASGATTTATATAATAATDAADAARAAVGRLLPRHADQFRFQVVGGPERFRVAGAAGRIEVSGTDAGVLLTGVHWYLKYVCGAHISWSGGQLDLPATLPAPRRPLERSATVRHRFALNDTHDGYTAPYADWPHWERLLDILALHGCNEVLVTTGQEAVYHRLLTGFGYTDTEARTWLPAPSHQPWWLLQNMSAYGGPLSPELIARRAGLGRRITDRMRELGMAPVLPGYFGTVPAGFAARNPRARTVPQGMWNGLPRPDWLDPRTPVFADVAAAFYRHQSDLFGEVDHFKMDLLHEGGDAGDVPVPDAARAVETSLHKARPDATWVILGWQTNPVPALLDAIDTDRVLIVDGLSDLDSVTDRERDWGGAPYAFGTIPNFGGRTTLGANSDRWTERFTAWRDKPGSALVGTAYMPEATERDPAAFELFSELAWREEAVERAGWFRSYADLRYGGEDSAARDAFGVLAATAYRLTTTDGRPVDSLFSRRPSLTSSVGTAFDTAEFDKAFGSLLGVREELRGSEAYRHDVTELARQALANRSRLLLPQLRGAFQGGDAATFRALAALWLKLMRLSDTMAGCHRSFLLGPWLEDAKRLATGPAEAVTLEWTARTLITTWADRSAAGHLSNYANRDWQGLLADVHLPQWQAYLDELTDALAAGREPKTFDWYVDEEAWTRGRGSYPVRATGDAYRTALRVRDTLATAPYQGTVSVTADPIAFAPGSTGTVKADFKNANGLRGTGPVDFALTGPDARPDGPTRLSAVGPAGTGSVSWSVTAPAEPLTVPLRPLPYELALRFGPSGEERVRTIQRGAVYVAGPLAAGWRTYSNNGAVFGQLGDRYAINGGGQDLWRATTQFGAAFVGGAFADGVSVTVRVDSQENTGAWARAGIIVRDSLATAGSPGIVNLAVTPSNGVVLSYDTTGDGTLDTYQRVTGVTAPVLLRLTRSGGQFTGACSTDAGATWRTVATVRVPGAAEVQDVGLFMSATNGSSGLRGTVEFGDWAVSGGSTGGK comes from the coding sequence ATGACCGAGCTGCCGAGTCCCGTCCCTCCCGCCGCTCCCTCCAGACGAGCGGTGCTGGCCGGCGCGGGGGCGGTCGGAGTCGGCGTGGCACTGGCCGCGCCCTCCGTAGCCGCGGCCCGCCCCTCCGCATCCGGCGCCACCACAACGGCCACCGCGACAGCCGCCACGGCCGCCACCGACGCCGCCGACGCCGCCCGCGCCGCCGTGGGCCGGCTGCTCCCCCGCCACGCTGACCAGTTCCGCTTCCAAGTGGTGGGCGGCCCCGAGCGGTTCCGCGTCGCCGGGGCCGCCGGACGGATCGAGGTGTCGGGCACCGACGCCGGCGTCCTGCTCACCGGGGTGCACTGGTATCTCAAGTACGTGTGCGGCGCCCACATCAGCTGGTCGGGCGGCCAACTCGACCTGCCAGCCACGCTTCCCGCGCCCCGCCGCCCGCTGGAGCGCTCCGCGACCGTACGGCACCGGTTCGCCCTCAACGACACCCACGACGGGTACACCGCCCCGTACGCCGACTGGCCGCACTGGGAGCGCCTGCTCGACATCCTCGCCCTGCACGGCTGCAACGAGGTCCTGGTCACCACCGGCCAGGAGGCCGTCTACCACCGGCTGCTGACCGGTTTCGGCTACACCGACACCGAGGCCCGCACCTGGCTGCCCGCGCCCTCCCACCAGCCGTGGTGGCTGCTCCAGAACATGAGCGCGTACGGCGGCCCGCTCTCCCCCGAGCTGATCGCGCGCCGCGCGGGGCTCGGCCGGCGGATCACCGACCGGATGCGCGAGCTGGGCATGGCCCCCGTGCTCCCCGGCTACTTCGGCACCGTCCCGGCCGGCTTCGCCGCCCGCAACCCCCGTGCGCGGACCGTGCCCCAGGGCATGTGGAACGGGCTGCCGCGCCCCGACTGGCTCGACCCGCGCACGCCCGTCTTCGCCGATGTCGCCGCCGCCTTCTACCGGCACCAGAGCGACCTCTTCGGCGAGGTGGACCACTTCAAGATGGACCTGCTGCACGAGGGCGGCGACGCCGGTGACGTACCGGTGCCCGACGCGGCCCGCGCGGTCGAGACCTCGCTCCACAAGGCTCGCCCCGACGCGACGTGGGTGATCCTCGGCTGGCAGACCAACCCCGTGCCTGCCCTGCTCGACGCCATCGACACCGACCGCGTGCTGATCGTGGACGGCCTGTCCGACCTGGACTCGGTGACCGACCGCGAGCGGGACTGGGGCGGCGCGCCGTACGCCTTCGGCACCATCCCGAACTTCGGCGGGCGCACCACGCTGGGCGCCAACTCCGACCGCTGGACGGAGCGGTTCACGGCCTGGCGCGACAAGCCGGGCAGCGCGCTCGTCGGGACGGCGTACATGCCGGAGGCCACCGAGCGCGACCCGGCCGCCTTCGAGCTGTTCAGCGAACTGGCGTGGCGGGAGGAGGCGGTCGAGCGCGCGGGCTGGTTCCGGTCGTACGCCGATCTGCGGTACGGCGGCGAGGACAGCGCCGCGCGGGACGCCTTCGGTGTGCTCGCGGCGACGGCGTACCGGCTGACGACCACCGACGGCCGCCCCGTCGACTCCCTCTTCTCGCGCCGGCCCTCCCTCACCTCCTCTGTGGGAACAGCCTTCGACACCGCCGAGTTCGACAAGGCCTTCGGCTCGCTGCTCGGTGTACGGGAGGAGCTGCGCGGCTCGGAGGCCTACCGGCACGATGTGACGGAGCTGGCCAGGCAGGCGCTCGCCAACCGTTCCCGGCTGCTGCTGCCGCAGTTGCGCGGCGCCTTCCAAGGAGGCGACGCCGCGACGTTCCGCGCGCTGGCCGCTCTGTGGCTGAAGCTGATGCGGCTGAGCGACACGATGGCGGGGTGCCACCGTTCGTTCCTGCTGGGGCCGTGGCTGGAGGACGCCAAACGGCTGGCGACCGGCCCGGCGGAGGCCGTGACGCTGGAGTGGACGGCGCGCACGCTGATCACCACGTGGGCGGACCGGTCGGCGGCCGGACACTTGAGCAACTACGCCAACCGCGACTGGCAGGGCCTGCTCGCCGACGTCCATCTGCCGCAGTGGCAGGCCTACTTGGACGAGCTGACCGACGCGCTGGCCGCCGGGCGGGAGCCGAAGACGTTCGACTGGTACGTGGACGAGGAGGCATGGACCCGGGGGCGCGGGAGCTATCCGGTACGGGCGACGGGGGACGCGTACCGGACGGCGCTGCGCGTACGGGACACCCTGGCCACCGCCCCGTACCAGGGCACGGTCAGCGTCACGGCCGACCCGATCGCCTTCGCACCGGGCAGTACGGGCACGGTGAAGGCGGACTTCAAGAACGCCAACGGCCTGCGCGGCACCGGCCCCGTCGACTTCGCCCTGACCGGGCCCGACGCCCGCCCGGACGGCCCGACCCGGCTCTCCGCCGTCGGTCCGGCCGGCACCGGATCCGTCTCCTGGTCGGTGACGGCACCCGCCGAGCCGCTCACGGTGCCGCTGCGCCCGCTGCCGTACGAACTGGCGCTGCGGTTCGGCCCGAGCGGCGAGGAGCGCGTGCGGACCATCCAGCGGGGCGCGGTGTACGTCGCCGGGCCGCTCGCCGCCGGGTGGCGTACGTACAGCAACAACGGCGCGGTCTTCGGGCAGCTGGGCGACCGCTACGCGATCAACGGCGGCGGCCAGGACCTGTGGCGGGCGACGACGCAGTTCGGCGCGGCCTTCGTAGGAGGCGCGTTCGCGGACGGGGTGAGCGTGACGGTGCGGGTGGACTCGCAGGAGAACACCGGAGCGTGGGCCCGCGCGGGCATCATCGTCCGCGACAGTCTCGCGACGGCCGGCTCACCCGGCATCGTCAACCTGGCGGTGACACCGTCGAACGGCGTCGTGCTCTCGTACGACACGACGGGCGACGGCACGCTGGACACGTACCAGCGCGTCACCGGCGTCACGGCACCGGTGCTGCTGCGGCTGACGCGGTCCGGGGGCCAGTTCACGGGCGCGTGCTCGACGGATGCCGGGGCGACCTGGCGCACGGTCGCCACGGTGCGGGTGCCGGGCGCGGCGGAGGTCCAGGACGTGGGCCTGTTCATGAGCGCGACGAACGGGAGCAGCGGGCTGCGGGGCACGGTGGAGTTCGGCGACTGGGCGGTCTCGGGCGGGAGCACTGGGGGCAAGTAG
- a CDS encoding DUF6891 domain-containing protein — MLAIRVRTENSQEYERISADQLGVLVERIGDADDSFLVVDRIPDLPCVFIQVARGAECYSLEYRDGRAGPMFGTELADAESVTRIMVAWARQDAGWDAGVVWDRVELPPAEPVPELDEETRREVEEYVRGLIRRGYDGREQLAEDAEEWLVDGDERPVSAAQAQQIVDRLWLERVEEQAGWEGETDPERITSVFAGLDAAGIVARENFTCCRGCGLAEIGAEAEDPERVRGFVFFHMQGTESVAAGGGLSLYYGGFDGSEDTTTAVGDEVTTALKAAGLSVKWDGSPGSAIDVTNLDWRKRLG; from the coding sequence ATGCTGGCGATCAGGGTGCGAACAGAGAACTCGCAGGAATACGAGCGGATTTCGGCGGATCAGCTCGGTGTGTTGGTCGAGCGGATCGGGGATGCCGACGACTCGTTTCTGGTCGTGGACCGAATTCCCGATCTGCCGTGCGTCTTCATCCAGGTGGCGCGGGGTGCGGAGTGCTACTCGCTGGAGTACCGGGACGGGCGGGCCGGCCCGATGTTCGGCACCGAACTGGCGGACGCGGAGTCGGTGACCCGGATCATGGTGGCGTGGGCCCGCCAGGACGCCGGCTGGGACGCGGGCGTGGTCTGGGACCGGGTGGAGCTGCCGCCTGCCGAGCCGGTGCCCGAGCTGGACGAGGAGACGCGGCGAGAGGTCGAGGAGTACGTACGCGGACTGATACGTCGCGGCTACGACGGACGCGAGCAGCTCGCCGAGGACGCCGAGGAATGGCTGGTCGACGGCGACGAGCGCCCCGTCTCCGCCGCGCAGGCCCAGCAGATCGTGGACCGGCTGTGGCTGGAGCGCGTGGAGGAACAGGCCGGGTGGGAGGGCGAGACCGATCCGGAGCGGATCACGTCGGTGTTCGCGGGGCTGGACGCGGCCGGCATCGTGGCCCGCGAGAACTTCACCTGCTGCCGCGGCTGCGGCCTCGCGGAGATCGGCGCGGAGGCCGAGGACCCGGAGAGGGTGCGTGGCTTCGTCTTCTTCCACATGCAGGGCACGGAGTCGGTGGCGGCCGGGGGCGGGCTCTCGCTCTACTACGGAGGCTTCGACGGCTCGGAGGATACGACGACGGCGGTCGGGGACGAGGTCACGACGGCGCTGAAGGCCGCAGGCCTGTCGGTGAAGTGGGACGGTTCGCCGGGATCGGCGATAGACGTGACGAACCTGGACTGGCGGAAGCGGTTGGGGTGA
- a CDS encoding winged helix-turn-helix domain-containing protein codes for MANSRPFSPAATPHPSGRTRLRAVDRDEVVPLPAPDVPGPLVDLLPPGSTWLPAPAHTLPTLPGRPSMVGYLVLVPADQHPPAPAPAAVGITETGPVRIDPGERTAEVDGRFLELTYLEFELLAHLVAHPHRVHTRDQLVTTVWGYGHVGDGRTVDVHVARLRRKLGTEHRQTIRTIRRVGYKYAP; via the coding sequence ATGGCGAACTCCCGCCCCTTCTCCCCCGCCGCCACCCCGCACCCCTCCGGCCGGACCCGGCTGCGAGCCGTCGACCGGGACGAGGTCGTGCCACTGCCGGCCCCCGACGTACCCGGTCCGCTCGTGGACCTGCTGCCTCCCGGGTCCACCTGGCTGCCCGCCCCGGCGCACACCCTGCCGACGCTGCCGGGCAGGCCGTCGATGGTCGGCTACCTCGTCCTCGTACCGGCCGATCAGCACCCCCCGGCACCCGCCCCCGCCGCCGTCGGGATCACCGAAACGGGGCCGGTGCGGATCGACCCCGGTGAGCGGACCGCCGAGGTGGACGGCCGGTTCCTGGAGCTGACCTATCTGGAGTTCGAGCTGCTCGCCCATCTCGTGGCACACCCGCACCGGGTGCACACCCGCGACCAGTTGGTGACCACCGTCTGGGGTTACGGACACGTGGGCGACGGCCGGACCGTGGACGTGCATGTGGCCCGGCTGCGCCGCAAGCTCGGTACCGAGCACCGGCAGACGATCCGGACGATCCGACGGGTCGGTTACAAGTACGCCCCGTAG
- a CDS encoding PepSY-associated TM helix domain-containing protein, with amino-acid sequence MAIDDPVQGADTPGTGPATKKTSTKAGSKTGAKKAGTKADTKPGTAPATTWGAVRPLVLRLHFYAGLLIAPLLLIAATTGLLYSLSYQAEKIVYRQELRSPDSDRTAMLSQQVEAARAEHPDGKVTAVWPSSDDEESTRVLMTMPDSEESKSLAVFVDPHTAQIRGELESYGSSGALPLRAWISELHRHLHLGEPGRIYSETAASWLWVVALGGLLLWIGRRRTSKRALLRPERGATGRRRTLTRHGALGMWAATGFLLLSATGLTWSTYAGANIGAVQDQLGGATPVVSAELKSGSGAGAGSGEHEGHGGGDSGPGGDHEGMDIGIDNALTAARQAGLDGPVSVKPPAEGTAYVVAQRDNQFPVRLDSVSVDPGTGLILDELRFADYPLLAKLTRFGIDAHMGLTLGLVNQLLLAALALSLILIIVWGYRMWWQRRPTQDRKLGVGKPMARGAWRKVPLSVLLPLIAVAALVGWFVPLLGITLVAFLVLDVVLGAVARARARAGAAA; translated from the coding sequence ATGGCCATTGACGACCCCGTACAAGGTGCAGACACCCCGGGCACCGGTCCCGCGACAAAGAAGACAAGCACCAAGGCAGGCAGCAAGACAGGCGCGAAGAAGGCCGGCACGAAGGCCGACACGAAGCCGGGAACCGCCCCGGCCACCACCTGGGGCGCGGTGCGCCCGCTCGTCCTGCGGCTCCACTTCTACGCGGGTCTGCTCATCGCCCCGCTCCTGCTGATCGCCGCCACCACGGGGCTGCTCTACTCGCTCTCGTACCAGGCCGAGAAGATCGTCTACCGCCAGGAGCTCCGCTCCCCGGACAGCGACCGTACGGCCATGCTCTCCCAGCAGGTGGAGGCGGCACGCGCCGAGCACCCCGACGGCAAGGTCACCGCCGTCTGGCCCTCGTCGGACGACGAGGAGTCCACCCGGGTCCTGATGACGATGCCGGACAGCGAGGAGAGCAAGTCGCTGGCCGTGTTCGTCGATCCGCACACCGCGCAGATACGCGGCGAGCTGGAGAGTTACGGCTCCTCCGGAGCTCTCCCGCTGCGTGCCTGGATCTCCGAACTCCACCGCCATCTGCACCTCGGCGAGCCCGGCCGTATCTACAGCGAGACCGCCGCCAGCTGGCTGTGGGTCGTCGCGCTCGGCGGACTGCTGCTCTGGATCGGCCGCAGAAGGACCTCCAAGCGCGCCCTGCTCCGGCCCGAACGCGGAGCCACCGGCCGCCGCAGAACGCTCACCCGGCACGGCGCGCTCGGCATGTGGGCCGCCACCGGATTCCTGCTGCTCTCCGCGACGGGCCTGACCTGGTCGACGTACGCGGGCGCCAACATCGGCGCCGTACAGGACCAGTTGGGCGGCGCCACCCCCGTCGTCTCGGCCGAGCTGAAGAGCGGCTCGGGGGCGGGCGCCGGCTCCGGAGAGCACGAGGGGCACGGGGGCGGCGACAGCGGGCCCGGCGGTGACCACGAGGGCATGGACATCGGCATCGACAACGCGCTGACCGCCGCGCGCCAGGCCGGGCTCGACGGCCCCGTGAGCGTGAAACCGCCCGCCGAGGGGACGGCGTATGTCGTCGCCCAGCGGGACAACCAGTTCCCGGTCCGGCTGGACTCCGTCTCGGTCGACCCCGGCACCGGCCTGATCCTCGACGAACTGCGGTTCGCCGACTACCCGTTGCTCGCCAAGCTCACCCGGTTCGGAATCGACGCCCATATGGGGCTCACGCTGGGTCTCGTCAACCAGCTGCTGCTCGCCGCCCTCGCCCTCTCGCTGATCCTGATCATCGTGTGGGGCTACCGCATGTGGTGGCAGCGCAGGCCCACCCAGGACCGGAAGCTGGGTGTGGGCAAGCCGATGGCGCGGGGGGCGTGGCGGAAGGTGCCGCTGTCGGTGCTGCTGCCGCTGATCGCGGTGGCGGCGCTGGTCGGCTGGTTCGTACCGCTGCTCGGCATCACGCTGGTGGCGTTCCTGGTCCTGGACGTGGTGCTGGGCGCGGTGGCGCGGGCGCGTGCGAGGGCCGGGGCGGCTGCGTAG
- a CDS encoding DUF1996 domain-containing protein, protein MGRTSRKRSTLANRAIAAAAALILGGGGLVAVNVYASAGEGRSGQDQRIQNAGRQMSTIDCPEVVNELTKVPRRARAQVDRELARMDTQITVAYKRFADNKTKLESDPRLTEKKILKPLKKQRLASLKRIRTALKRAGHWQKNLDSLAPCTMRPDDTPNEGDPGGGQNGGQGQDGGQGQNGGQNAGQDGGQGQNAGQDGGQDGGQGGGEQPPGNGPDASDFVEIESIEPNVQQPQEQEQASTGTFTTDCGRNENGLFNSDNVIAAPGVSNGAHHKHDYVGNQANNAFASDDDLANGETTCNEQGDKSTYYWPVIRLQNGQNENDANEDGGGKDGNVGEIQTPSEVTLQFAGNATSKVTAMPRFLRIITGDAKAFVNGDANANASWSCTGFEDRQLKDKYPICPAGSQVVRSFDFQSCWDGQNTDSANHRTHVAFADENGQCQEGFQAIPQLKQRIVYDLPPGPGFAVDSFPEQLHKPVTDHGDFINVFDENVMNKMVDCINTGKECN, encoded by the coding sequence ATGGGACGCACGTCAAGAAAACGCTCGACACTGGCGAACCGGGCCATCGCGGCCGCGGCTGCCTTGATTCTGGGCGGGGGTGGGCTGGTAGCGGTAAATGTCTACGCATCCGCGGGAGAAGGCCGCTCCGGTCAGGATCAGCGGATCCAGAATGCCGGGCGCCAGATGTCCACCATCGACTGTCCAGAAGTCGTCAATGAGCTCACCAAGGTGCCGAGGCGGGCCCGTGCCCAGGTCGACCGGGAACTGGCCCGGATGGACACGCAGATAACTGTCGCGTACAAGCGGTTCGCCGACAACAAAACGAAGTTGGAGAGCGATCCGAGACTTACCGAGAAGAAGATCCTGAAGCCGCTGAAGAAGCAGCGGCTGGCCAGCCTCAAGCGCATCCGCACCGCGCTCAAGCGGGCCGGGCACTGGCAGAAGAACCTGGACTCGCTGGCGCCGTGCACCATGCGCCCCGACGACACCCCGAACGAGGGTGACCCGGGCGGCGGCCAGAACGGCGGTCAGGGTCAGGACGGCGGTCAGGGTCAGAACGGTGGGCAGAACGCCGGGCAGGACGGCGGTCAGGGCCAGAACGCGGGCCAGGACGGCGGTCAGGACGGTGGCCAGGGTGGCGGCGAGCAGCCGCCCGGCAACGGCCCCGATGCCTCCGACTTCGTGGAGATCGAGTCCATCGAGCCCAACGTGCAGCAGCCGCAGGAGCAGGAGCAGGCGTCGACCGGCACCTTCACCACCGACTGCGGCCGCAACGAGAACGGTCTCTTCAACTCGGACAACGTCATCGCCGCGCCCGGTGTGAGCAACGGCGCCCACCACAAGCACGACTACGTGGGCAACCAGGCCAACAACGCCTTCGCGAGCGACGACGATCTGGCCAACGGTGAGACGACCTGCAACGAGCAGGGCGACAAGTCGACCTACTACTGGCCGGTGATCCGCCTCCAGAACGGCCAGAACGAGAACGACGCCAACGAGGACGGCGGCGGCAAGGACGGCAACGTCGGCGAGATCCAGACCCCGTCCGAGGTCACGCTGCAATTCGCCGGAAATGCCACGTCCAAGGTCACGGCGATGCCCCGATTCCTCCGCATCATCACCGGTGACGCGAAGGCGTTCGTCAACGGCGACGCCAACGCGAATGCCTCGTGGAGCTGCACCGGATTCGAGGACCGCCAGCTGAAGGACAAATACCCGATCTGCCCCGCGGGCAGCCAGGTGGTGCGTTCGTTCGACTTCCAGAGCTGCTGGGACGGACAGAACACCGACAGCGCGAATCACCGCACGCATGTCGCGTTCGCCGACGAGAACGGTCAGTGCCAGGAGGGATTCCAGGCGATTCCGCAGCTGAAGCAGCGGATCGTGTACGACCTCCCGCCGGGTCCCGGTTTCGCGGTGGACTCCTTCCCGGAGCAGTTGCACAAGCCCGTCACCGACCACGGAGACTTCATCAATGTCTTCGACGAGAACGTGATGAACAAGATGGTCGACTGCATCAACACCGGCAAGGAATGCAACTAG
- a CDS encoding response regulator transcription factor: MRVVLAEDLFLLRDGLVRMLEAYDFEVLAAVETGPELTKAFKELEPDVAVVDVRLPPSHTDEGLQCALAARRDRPGLPVLVLSQHVEQLYARELLADGNGGIGYLLKDRVFDADQFIDAVRRVAAGGTAMDPQVIQQLLSRRAQDKPIGQLTPREREVMELMAQGRSNAAIASQLVVTERAVSKHTSNIFGKLGLPVSDDDNRRVLAVIAYLDRGQQ, from the coding sequence TTGCGAGTTGTCCTAGCCGAAGACCTCTTCCTGCTCCGAGACGGTCTGGTCCGGATGCTGGAGGCGTACGACTTCGAGGTCCTGGCCGCCGTGGAGACCGGACCCGAACTGACCAAAGCATTCAAAGAGCTGGAGCCGGACGTCGCCGTGGTCGACGTCCGGCTTCCGCCGTCCCACACCGACGAGGGTCTTCAGTGCGCGCTCGCCGCGCGCCGGGACCGCCCCGGGCTGCCCGTCCTCGTCCTGTCGCAGCATGTGGAGCAGTTGTACGCACGGGAGTTGCTGGCCGACGGCAACGGCGGCATCGGATATCTGCTGAAGGACCGGGTCTTCGACGCCGACCAGTTCATCGACGCGGTGCGCCGGGTCGCCGCCGGCGGTACGGCGATGGACCCCCAGGTCATCCAGCAACTGCTCTCCCGCAGGGCCCAGGACAAGCCGATCGGCCAGCTGACGCCCCGTGAGCGCGAGGTGATGGAGCTGATGGCGCAGGGCAGGTCGAACGCCGCGATCGCCTCCCAGCTCGTCGTCACCGAGCGGGCGGTGTCCAAGCACACCTCGAACATCTTCGGGAAGCTCGGGCTGCCGGTGTCGGACGACGACAACCGGCGGGTGCTCGCGGTGATCGCCTATCTGGACCGGGGACAGCAGTGA
- a CDS encoding sensor histidine kinase: MNGKKMLAEAARTTGRGLALSVIALAGSITLFVLSVLSITFVLLGIGFFSTPYVLTAVRAHANRRRLLAATWSDVRIPVPYRPMPADLRTGVTGHVERTTLMLKDPATWRDLAWLLVDMTAGATIALFTVGLFIYPLDGLVLAAGLWQVFEDKAFWYGFVPVDSQLTGLLAAALGAAIAAFGLRYGGDIQRGHFLLAKSLLAPTQDQELAQRVAHLTETRHDAVDTSAAELRRIERDLHDGAQARLVAMGMDLGTIEALIEKNPAKAKELIANARQSSAEALTELRDLVRGIHPPVLAERGLGDAVKALALRLPVETDVQVDLRGRADAPVESAAYFAVSEILTNAIKHSNADRIWIDMIHSDSMLRVAIGDNGEGGAKIGSGTGLSGLERRLGTFDGILAVSSPEGGPTMVTVEIPCELS; the protein is encoded by the coding sequence ATGAACGGGAAGAAGATGCTCGCCGAGGCGGCAAGGACAACGGGCCGGGGGCTGGCACTGTCGGTGATCGCACTGGCCGGCTCCATCACACTGTTCGTCCTCTCGGTGCTCTCGATCACCTTCGTCCTGCTCGGCATCGGCTTCTTCTCCACCCCCTATGTACTGACCGCGGTGCGGGCGCACGCCAACCGGCGCCGGCTCCTCGCGGCCACCTGGTCGGACGTCAGGATCCCGGTGCCGTACCGCCCGATGCCCGCCGATCTGCGCACCGGTGTCACCGGCCACGTGGAGCGGACCACGCTCATGCTGAAGGACCCGGCGACCTGGCGTGACCTGGCGTGGCTGCTGGTGGACATGACGGCGGGGGCGACGATCGCGCTGTTCACCGTGGGCCTGTTCATCTATCCGCTGGACGGTCTCGTGCTGGCGGCCGGTCTGTGGCAGGTCTTCGAGGACAAGGCGTTCTGGTACGGCTTCGTCCCCGTCGACAGCCAGCTGACCGGCCTGCTCGCGGCGGCGCTGGGCGCGGCCATCGCGGCGTTCGGCCTCCGGTACGGCGGCGACATCCAGCGCGGCCACTTCCTGCTGGCCAAGTCGCTGCTCGCCCCCACCCAGGACCAGGAGCTGGCCCAGCGGGTCGCCCACCTCACCGAGACGCGGCACGACGCCGTGGACACCTCCGCCGCCGAACTGCGCCGGATCGAGCGGGATCTGCACGACGGCGCCCAGGCCCGGCTGGTCGCCATGGGCATGGACCTGGGGACGATCGAGGCGCTCATCGAGAAGAACCCGGCCAAGGCCAAGGAGCTCATCGCCAACGCCCGCCAGTCCTCCGCCGAGGCGCTGACCGAGCTGCGCGACCTGGTCAGGGGCATCCACCCGCCGGTGCTCGCCGAGCGCGGTCTTGGCGACGCGGTGAAGGCGCTGGCGCTGCGGCTGCCGGTGGAGACCGACGTACAGGTGGATCTGCGGGGCCGGGCCGACGCGCCGGTGGAGTCGGCCGCGTACTTCGCGGTGAGTGAGATCCTCACCAACGCGATCAAGCACTCGAACGCGGACCGGATCTGGATCGACATGATCCACTCGGACTCCATGCTGCGTGTCGCGATCGGTGACAACGGTGAAGGCGGCGCGAAGATCGGTTCGGGCACCGGGCTGAGCGGACTGGAGCGCCGACTCGGTACATTCGACGGCATCCTGGCCGTCAGCAGTCCGGAGGGCGGCCCCACCATGGTCACCGTGGAGATCCCTTGCGAGTTGTCCTAG
- a CDS encoding SDR family oxidoreductase, producing the protein MRLLILGGTEFVGRAVAEAALAREWQVTVFHRGRHEAPAGVRVLHGDRTAPDGLAALTDSVDSTDNAPEWDVVVDTWSGAPSVVRDAARLLAGRAGRYAYVSSRSVYAYPTPAGLDEDGPLVEGASADAEESDYARDKRGGELAADAAFGDRALLVRAGLILGPWENVGRLPWWLGRIARGGPVLAPGPRDNPLQYIDVRDLAEWTLDAAARGLGGAYNLVSPSGHVTMGGLLEACAEVTGSDAELRWTDPETILAAGVEPWTQLPIWLPPGEVHDMMHRGDVSKAVAAGLRCRPARETVADTWAWLRSIGGEAPQRPDRPRLGLAPEVEADLLNS; encoded by the coding sequence ATGAGACTTCTGATTCTGGGTGGCACCGAGTTCGTGGGCCGCGCCGTGGCCGAGGCCGCGCTGGCGCGGGAGTGGCAGGTGACCGTCTTCCACCGGGGCCGTCACGAGGCACCGGCGGGGGTCCGCGTCCTGCACGGCGACCGCACCGCGCCGGACGGCCTCGCCGCCCTCACCGACAGCGTCGACAGCACCGACAACGCCCCCGAATGGGACGTGGTCGTCGACACCTGGTCGGGCGCACCGTCCGTCGTCCGCGACGCGGCCCGGCTGCTGGCAGGCCGGGCGGGCCGCTACGCGTACGTCTCCAGCCGTTCGGTGTACGCGTATCCGACCCCCGCCGGGCTCGACGAGGACGGCCCACTGGTGGAGGGCGCCTCGGCGGACGCCGAGGAGAGCGACTACGCGCGGGACAAGCGCGGCGGCGAGCTGGCCGCCGACGCGGCCTTCGGCGACCGCGCCCTGCTGGTGCGCGCGGGCCTGATCCTCGGCCCGTGGGAGAACGTGGGACGGCTGCCCTGGTGGCTGGGCCGGATCGCACGCGGCGGACCGGTACTCGCGCCCGGTCCGCGCGACAACCCGTTGCAGTACATCGACGTACGCGACCTCGCCGAGTGGACCCTCGACGCGGCGGCGCGCGGCCTCGGGGGCGCGTACAACCTGGTGAGTCCGTCCGGCCACGTCACGATGGGCGGGTTGCTGGAGGCGTGTGCCGAGGTCACCGGGTCGGACGCCGAGCTGCGCTGGACCGACCCGGAGACGATCCTCGCCGCCGGAGTCGAACCGTGGACCCAGCTGCCGATCTGGCTGCCGCCCGGTGAGGTGCACGACATGATGCACCGCGGTGACGTCTCCAAGGCGGTCGCGGCGGGGCTGCGGTGCCGGCCGGCGCGGGAGACGGTCGCCGACACCTGGGCGTGGCTCCGGTCGATCGGCGGCGAGGCCCCGCAGCGCCCGGACCGCCCGAGGCTCGGGCTCGCGCCGGAAGTGGAGGCGGACCTGCTGAACAGCTGA